The Aeromicrobium tamlense nucleotide sequence TTCTGGGGGCTCGTCGAGCTCTCGGCGCGGCGCCGCGGACTGCAGCGCCGGCGCCCGCCGCTGCCGGCACCCGCTCCCGCTCCCGCCTACGTCGTCGTGCCCCCGCCGCCGTACGTGCCCGGCCCGTCGGACCACGCGCCGATCCCGGCAGCCCCGGTCCAGCCTGCCGCTCCGGTGCCACCGCAGTCGCTCGTGCCGCCGAACGCGCCGTCCTACCCGGGCGACCCGGGCGTCTGGGGACGCTGAGCCGCTACGACACCACCGGGCGCCCGGCAGCCTCCCACGCGTCCATCCCGCCCTCGAGGTTCACCGCGTGGTGACCCATCGAGGTCAGCCACGCCGTCGCGTGCGCTGATCGCTGCCCGAGGTGGCAGACCACCAGCATCGGGCGTTGCGGATCCAGCCGCTCCACCTGCAGGGGCAGCTGCCCGAGCGGGACGTGGACCGCCCCGTCGATGTGTCCCGCCTCCCATTCGAAGGGCTCGCGGACGTCCAGCACGACCCAGTCCTCGGGCAGCGGGTCGGGCACCTCGGTCACGGACACCTGGGGCAGACCGGAGTCACTCATGGGGCGCGGGACCTCCTGTGGGTCTTGAAACCGGGAGAGTTGAATGGTTAATTGTTACTAGTCATGGCTGCGTGGCGCCCATTCGCGCGCCCCGTGATGCGTGCGGAGCGACCGCCGGCTGCGAGAGAGGAGGGACACATGGTGCAGAGCCGCGACCTCGTGCGACTGCCCTTCGAGTCCTCCACCCCGGGCATCGCCAGGACCAAGCTCGCGGCCTTCCTCACCCGCAACCGCACCGACCTCGCCGCGATCGACAACGCGTTGATCGTGCTGAGCGAGATGATCGCCAACGCCGTCGCGCACGGCACCCCCGACCAGGACGGCACGATGGAGATCGGCTGGGCCATCGAGGAGGGGCACCTCCTGCTCAGCGTCCGCGACTCCGGCCATGGCGTCGACATGGTGCCGCGCCCCTTCGACGAGGACTCCCTCGGCGGCCGCGGCCTCTCGATCATCAGCCGGGTCGCCGACAAGTGGTCGGTCGACCTCAGCGAAGGCACGTGCGTGCGTGCCGAGCTCACGCTGGCCTGAGCGACCGCCGTCGGCAGCCGACGGATACCGTGTCGGCCATGGGCAAGAAGTCGAGGCGTACCAAGCCGGCCAAGCAGCGCATGCCGTTCGTGGCGCGCACCTTCGAAGGACTCCCCGCCGAGGGCGACTGGGTCGCGATGCGCGAGTTCGTCCCGTCGGCCACCGCCGTGGTGGGCCTGCGCGACGGCGGCACCGTCCGCGTCTGCTCGCTGCTCCCCGGTGCCGGCGCGGGCCTGGTCCGTCCTGACGGCGAGATCTGGGTGGCCCTGCAGGTACTGCACAACCACGGCGACATCAGCCGCGACCTCGCGCACGTCATCGAGGTGGCGCGGGACACCGAGCCCGGCACCCCGATCCGGATGACGCCTCCCGGTGTCGGCGACCGCCTGCAGGACCTCATCGCGCCCGACGCGTCGTTCGAGCTCGAGCTGCACGACGGCTTCGACTGGTGGCTCGTCGAGGAGGACCGCGGCTCGTCCGCCGCCGCGTCCGCGCTCGAGGAGGCCAACGCCACCGTCGCGCCCACCACGCGCCTCACCGCGACCGACTCGGCCTACGTCACCGACATGGGCGACCACGCGTTCCTGCGCTGGATCATGCTCGACGAGGAGGGCCCGCTGCTCGACGCGTTCGCGCGGCTGCGCGCCGCGGGCACCGACGCGATCACGGAGGGCACCACGCTCATCGGCATCTTCCGCGCGCACGGCCTGCTGGTCCCGGTCTGGGAGCTGGAGGGCGTCGGGGCCGAGGAGCTCGACGCGGCCCTCCCGGCGTTCGTCGCCTCGCTCGACGAGGCGAAGGCGCAGACGGCCGAGCTGTCCGCGGCAGAGCGCACCGCACGCCGCGACCTGGTCAGCCGACAGGTCACCATCCGCTGACACGGCAGCCACGATCGACGTGCCGTCGGTCACGGGGTTCGTGGTCACCGGCACCGAGCCCCTAGGCTGATTGCGTGGACTGGAACGACTACGACGCCGCGTTGTTCGACCTCGACGGAGTGATCACGCCCACCGCCGAGGTCCACGAGATGGCCTGGGGCCGGATGTTCACGGACTTCCTGGCCGGTCACCCCGACGCCGACCCCTACACCGACGCCGACTACTTCGCGTACGTCGACGGCAAGCCACGGTACGAGGGCGTCCGGTCGTTCCTGGAGTCCCGCGGCATCGACCTGCCGTACGGCGACCCGTCGGACGATCCCGCCGCCGAGACCGTCTGCGCGCTCGGCAACCGCAAGAACGACTACTTCTCCGAGGTGCTGCGCACCGAGGGCGTCGAGGCCTACCCCGGCTCGGTGCGGCTGCTCGACGCGCTGGAGGATCGTGGCGTCAAGGCCGCGCTGGTCTCCAGCTCGCGCAACGCGAAGCTCGTGCTCGAGGCCGCGGGCCTCACCGAGCGCTTCGAGGTGATCATCGACGGCGAGGTCGCCGCGAGCGAGCAGATCGCCGGCAAGCCGGAGCCCGACACCTACGCCGCCGCGGCCGAGCGCCTCGGCGTGCCCACGCAGCGCTCCGTCGTGCTGGAGGACGCCGTCTCGGGTGTCCAGGCCGGCGCGGCGGGCGACTTCGGCCTCGTCGTCGGCGTCGACCGCGGTGCGGGCGCCGACGTCCTGCGCGAGAACGGCGCCGACGTGGTGGTCTCGGACCTCGCGGAGCTGCTGGCATGAGCTCGCACGAGGCGCCGCTGGCGGAGGACTTCCTGGACCGCGACCGCTGGCCCGCCGATCCGTGGCGGCTGGTGGAGACGCACCCCGACCAGACCGACCTCGGCGTCACCGAGACGCTGTTCGCAGTGGGCAACGGCTACCTGGGCATGCGCGGCAACGTCACCGAGGGCCGCGACTCGCACACCCACGGCACGTTCATCAACGGCTTCCACGAGACGTGGCGGATCCACCACGCCGAGGAGGCCTACGGCTTCGCCCGCGTCGGCCAGACGATCGTCAACGCCCCCGACGCGAAGGTCATCCGCCTCTACGTCGACGACGAGCCGCTGCTGCTGAGCGTGGCCGACCTGCTCGAGTACGAGCGCTCGATCGACTTCCGCGACGGCGTCCTGCGCCGCGAGATCCTGTGGCGCACTCCTTCGAACAAGCTCGTGCGCGTCGTGGCCAACCGCATGGTCTCGTTCGCCGAGCGCCACCTCGCGGTGCTCGAGTTCGAGGTGGAGATGGTCGACGACCACGCGCCGATCGCGATCTCGTCGCAGATCCTCAACCGCCAGGACGGCGAGGACGAGTACCACGTCCGCTCCAAGGCGATGGGCGAGGGACACGACCCCCGTAAGTCCGACGGATTCGACCGCCGCGTGCTCGAGCCCAAGCACCAGTGGGGCGACGCCGACCAGGGCCGCGTCGAGCTGGGCTTCCGGTGCGCCGACAGCGGCATGACCCTGGCCGTGGCGGCCGAGCACATCCTCGAGACCGACAACGAGTACACGACCCGCGTGCAGGTCGAGGACGACCTCGCGAAGGTGACCTACCGGATCAACGCCGAGCCCGGCCAGAAGGTCCGCCTGACGAAGCTGGTCTCGTACCACACGTCGCGCGGCGTCCCGGTGCGCGAGCTCGTCGACCGCTGCCGCCGCACCCTCGACCGCGCCTGCTCCGAGGGCGTCGCCCACCAGCGCGAGGCGCAGGTCGCCTGGCTCGCCGAGTTCTGGGAGCGCTCCGACGTCGAGGTGCCCGGGCACGACAGCATCCAGCAGGCGATTCGCTGGAACCTGTTCCAGGTGGCCCAGGCCAGCGCCCGCGCCGAGGGCGCCGGCATCCCCGCCAAGGGCGTCACGGGGTCGGGCTACAGCGGCCACTACTTCTGGGACACCGAGGTCTACGTCCTGCCGTTCCTGACCTACACGAATCCCGACCATGCCCGGAACGCCCTGCGGTTCCGGCACAGCCTCCTCGAGGCCGGACGCAAGCGCGCTCGTGAGATGTCGCAGTCGGGCGCGCTGTTCCCGTGGCGCACGATCAACGGCGAGGAGGCCTCGGCCTTCTACGCCGCGGGCACCGCGCAGTACCACATCGATGCGGACATCGCGTATGCCGTGACGCAGTACTACCTCGCCACCGACGACGAGGACTTCATGATCCGCCAGGGCATCGACATCCTCGTCGAGACGGCGCGGATGTGGGTGGACCTCGGCTTCTGGCGCGACGAGGAGGTGGGCACGTTCCACATCCACGGCGTCACCGGACCCGACGAGTACACGACCGTCGTCAACGACAACCTCTTCACGAACGTCATGGCCCGGTTCAACCTGAGCGCCGCCGCGCTCGCGGTGAAGCAGTTGGAGAAGCGCGCTCCTGACGCCCACCGCCGGATGGTCACCCGCCTGGCGCTCCAGGAGCACGAGATCACCGACTGGGAGCGCGCCGCCCGCAACATGGCGATCCCCTACGACGAGGCGCTCGGCGTGCACCCGCAGGACCAGCACTTCCTCGAGCGCGAGGTCTGGGACCTCGACCACACGCCGCTGGACAAGCGGCCGCTGCTGCTGAACTACCACCCGCTGGTGATCTACCGCTTCCAGGTGATCAAGCAGGCCGACGTCGTGCTGGCGCTGTACCTGCAGGGCAACCACTTCACGGCGGAGCAGAAGCGCGCGAACTTCGAGTACTACGACCCGATCACGACGGGCGACTCCACGCTCTCGGCCGTGGTCCAGTCGATCATCGCGGCCGAGGTGGGCTACCGCGACCTCGCGTACCGCTACTTCCTCGGCGCGCTGTTCGTCGACCTCGCCGACCGGCACAAGAACGCCACCGACGGCGTCCACGTCGCCTCGACCGGCGGTGTCTGGAGCGTGCTGGCCGGAGGCTTCGGCGGGTTCCGCGACCACCAGGGCGAGTTCACGATCGACCCGCGGCTGCCCGACGACTGGGACGAGCTGGTCTACCGCGTCACGGTGCACGGCACCCGCGTGCGCGTCACGGTGCGCCGCGACCAGCTCGAGCTCGTCGTCGAGGACCAGCTGCCCGACGCCCGCGGCCGGGTGGTCGACCCGCAGTTCTTCGTCCGCAAGCGCACGGTGACCGTGCGGCCGGGCGAGCCCGTCGTGGTGCCGCTCGAGGGTCAGGGACCGCAGATCGAGGGCACGCCGCCGTCGGTCTCGGGACGCCGCCGGGCCGACGGCACGGTCATCACCGCCATCGTCCCCGGCAGCTGAGCGTCACTCGGCGGGCGCCAGCGTCGCCGGCACGCGCACGAGCACCACGCCGGGGTGCACCTCGGCGGTGATCTCGCGGCCCTCGCCGGCCGGGTCGCCGTCGAGCTGCATCGGCACGGGCTTCTCGGCCTTCACGTGCACGCGCTGCGCGCACAGCCGGGTGAGGCGGGCGTCGTTGGTCTTGCGGCGCGTGATGACGCGGGCCACGATCGACAGCCAGCCGATGAAGCGCTTCGGCGCGACGATGACCACGTCGAGCAGGCCGTCGTCGATCTGCGCGTCGGGCAGCAGCGGGATGCCGCCCTGCAGGAAGCCCACGTTGCCGATGACGACGGTGCGCGCGCGGAAGTGGCGCGGCTCCTCGTCGTCGAGGGTGATCTCGACCTTGGTGCGCGGGAAGGTGATGGCCTTGACGCCCGAGACGAAGTACGCGAGGTAGCCGACGCGCTTCTTCAGGTCCTCGTTGACGCCGGTCATGATCATCGCGTCCATGCCCAGGCCCGCCATCACCAGGAAGGACGTCTCGGTGCCGCCGTCGGTCGTGAAGGTGGCGAGGTCGATCGCGCGGTCCTGGCCGCCGAACACCACGTCGAGCGCGTCGCGGGTGTTCACGGGGATGTCGAGGTTGCGCGCCAGCAGGTTGCCGGTGCCGTGGGGCAGCACGCCGACGGCGACACCCGAGCGGGTGGCCTCCTCGCACACCGCGCGCACCGTGCCGTCGCCGCCCGCGGCGATGACCAGGTCGACGTCGGCGTCCAGCGCCGCGCGGGTCTGACCGTGGCCCGGGTCCTCGATCGTGGTCTCGAACCACTGCGGCTCGTCCCAGCCGTGCGAGGCGCCGACCTGGCGCACCTTGGCCTTGAAGTCCTCGATGTCGCCGACCTTGACGGGATTGAGCACGACCGCGGCGCGACGTCGACCCGAGCCCGTGACCACGGCGAGGTCGGACGGCAGGCGGCCGCTGCCGCGCACCATGACGTGCCACAGGATCAGCGTGACGGCGCTGCCGAAGCACACGCCCGCGGTGACGTCGCTGAGGAAGTGCACACCGAGGAACACGCGGTCGGCGGCCACCAGCAGCGTGAGGACGACCCACAGGGTCAGCAGCAGCCGGCGCCGCAGGCCGCGGCCGGTGGCCACGATCGTCAGCAGCGCCATGACGGTGAAGAACAGGCCCGCGCCGGCCGAGTGGCCGCTCGGGAACGACCAGCCGCCGATCTCGTGCAGCGGAAGGTCCCACACCGGCCGCTCGCGGCGGACGGCCAGCTTGATCAGGGCGTTCCCGCCCAGCACCACGACGCCGGACGCGACGACCCACAGCGCGAGGATGCGCTCCTGGCGCCACCACAGCAGCCCGGCCAGCACCGCCAGGACGATCCCGACCGACCAGTTGCTGGTCACGATCGCGGTGATGTCGAGCAGGCTGACGAGCCACGCACGCGGCTCGGACACGTCGTACGCCCACTCCGCGACCGACTGGTCGAGGTCCATCAGGGGCTGCCAGCGCATCGACACGAGCACGGCCAGGGTGAGGAACAGGACGCACTCGACCGCCAGGAGAGCGTTCGGGATGAGCGGCCGGTCACCGTCGGCACGGCGCAGGTCGATCGTCACAACAGTCCTCTCGTCCGGAATGGGGCTGCCCCAGCGTAACCGCGCCGCGACACGTCGGCCGGTCACGCCTCGCTAGGCTGGCGGGGTGATCGATCCTCGACTGTTGCGTGACGAACCCGACCTGCTGCGTGCCGCTCAGGAGCGCCGCGGCGAGTCGCCCGAGGTCGTCGACGAGCTGATCGCGGCCGACGAGGCCCGTCGCGCCGCCATCGTGCGGTTCGAGGCGGTGCGCGCGGAGCAGAAGCAGCTCGGCAAGCAGATCCCGAAGGCGCAGGGCGAGGAGAAGCAGGCGCTGCTCGCCCGCACGAAGGACCTCAGCGCCGAGGTCAAGACCTCCGAGGCGGCGCAGGGCGCCACCGCCCAGGCGTTCGAGGAGCTCCTCAAGACCCTCCCGAACCCCACGGTCGACGCGCCTCCCGGCGGCGAGGACGACTTCGTCGTGCTCGAGGAGGTCGGCACGCCGCGCGACTTCGCGGCCGAGGGCTTCGAGCCGCGCGACCACCTCGAGCTCGGCGAGATGCTCGGCGCCATCGACATGGAGCGGGGGGCGAAGGTCAGCGGCTCGCGCTTCTACTACCTCACCGGCGTGGGCGCCCAGCTCGAGCTCGCGCTCGTGCAGCTGGCGATGTCGACCGCCGCCGAGTGGGGCTTCACGCCGATGATCCCGCCCGCGCTGGTCAAGCCGCAGGCGATGGACGGCACCGGCTTCCTCGGTCAGGCGGCCGACGACGTCTACCACCTGGAGAAGGACGACCTGTACCTCGTCGGCACGTCCGAGGTGCCCCTCGCGGCCTACCACGGTGGCGAGATCCTCCCCACCGAGTCGCTGCCGCGCCGCTACGCCGCCTTCAGCCCGTGCTTCCGCCGCGAGGCCGGCTCGTACGGCAAGGACACCCGCGGCATCTTCCGCGTGCACTGGTTCGACAAGGTCGAGATGTTCGTCTACACGACGCTCGACCAGGCCGCCGCCGAGCACGAGCGCCTGCTGGGCTGGGAGAAGGCCTGGCTGCAGAAGCTGGAGCTGCCGTTCCGCGTCATCGACGTGGCCGCGGGCGACCTCGGCCTCTCGGCCGTGCGCAAGTTCGACTGCGAGGCGTGGATCCCCACGCAGGGCAAGTACCGCGAGCTCTCGTCGGCCTCGAACTGCACCGAGTTCCAGGCCCGCCGCCTCGACGTCCGCACGCGCGGCGCCGCGGACGACGGCACCAGCCACGTCGCCACCCTCAACGGCACGCTCTGCGCCATGACGCGCACGATCGTCGCGCTGCTCGAGAACGGCCAGCAGGAGGACGGCTCGGTGCGTCTGCCCGCCGCGCTGCACCCGTACCTCGGTGAGGTGCTGCGACCCCTCGGTCAGGCGTCCGCGTGAGCTGGCGTCCCCGGCTCGTCGCCCTCGACGTCGACGGCACGATCGTCGACCACCGCAACACGCTGAGCCCTGCCGTGCGCGACGCCGTGCTGGGCCTGCGCGAGCAGGGGATCCCCGTCGTCATCGCCACGGGCCGCGCCGTGCCGGGCGTGTACGACGTGCTGGAGAAGCTCGGCTTCCGCGAGGGGCTCGGCGTGGCCAGCAACGGCTCGGTCGTCTTCAACGTCGACCCGTTCGAGGTCGTCCACACCACCACGTTCGACGCCAGCGAGGCGGTCAAGCGCGTGCTCGAGCGGGTGCCCGAGGCACTCGTGGCGGTGGAGGAGGTCGGGGTCGGCTACCGCGTGAACCGTGCGTTCCCCAAGGGCGAGATCACCGGCGAGATCATCCTCGACGAGGTCAACCGGATGGTCTCGCAGCCCGTCACCCGTGTCGTGGTCCGCGCGCCCGACCACGACCGCGACGAGTTCTCCGCGCTCGTGGAGGACCTCGGCCTCGACGGCACGAACTACTACATCGGCTACACCGCATGGCTCGACCTCGCGCCCGAGGGCGTCTCGAAGGCCTCGGGCCTCGAGGTCGTGTGCGCGTCGATGGGCGTCACGGCGGCCGACGTGCTCGCCGTCGGCGACGGCAGCAACGACGTCGAGATGGTCCGCTGGGCGGGCCGCGGCGTCGCCATGGGCCAGGCGCCCGACGAGCTCAAGCAGGTCGCCGACCACGTCACCGGCTCCGTCGAGGACGACGGCCTCGCGGCCGAGCTCACCCGCTGGCTCGACTGACCGGGGAATCGGTCACCCTCGCGCCGTTCGTCGCAGCGCACCCGCCGCTCGTCGGTGTGCGCTGGCGCACACCCGAGTCGGTGGGGCACCGTAAAGTCGTCACCAGTTGTGACCTGCGACACCCCCGAACCCGCCAGGAGGCCCACCCGTGACTCAGACCGGCATCGACAACCTCGCGAACGAGGACCGCAGCTTCGAGCCGCCGTCCGACCTGGCGGCGCACGCCAACGTCACCGCCGAGGCCTACGACCGCGCCGCCTCCGACCGGCTCGGCTTCTGGGCGGAGCAGGCCGAGCGCCTGACCTGGGACACCCCCTTCACCGAGGTGCTCGACTGGTCCAACCCGCCGTTCGCGAAGTGGTTCGTCGGCGGCAGGCTCAACGTCGCCTACAACTGCGTGGACCGCCACGTGGAGGAGGGCCGCGGCGACAAGGTGGCCTTCCACTTCGTCGGCGAGCCCGGCGACACCCGCGACATCACCTACTCCCAGCTCAAGGACGAGGTCAGCAAGGCCGCCAACGCGATCACCGAGCTCGGCATCGAGGCCGGCGACCGCGTCGCGATCTACCTGCCGATGATCCCCGAGGCGGTCATCGCGATGCTGGCCTGCGCGCGCCTGGGCGCCCCGCACACCGTCGTCTTCGGCGGCTTCAGCTCCGACGCCCTCGCCAGCCGCGTGGAGGATTGCGAGGCCAAGCTCGTCATCACCGCCGACGGCGGCTACCGCCGCGGCAACCCGTCGGCGCTCAAGCCCGCCGTCGACGAGGCCCTCGTCAAGCTCGGCGACCGGAGCCCCGTGGAGCACGTGCTGGTCGTGCGCCGCACGGAGCAGGACACCGAGGTCACCGAGGGCCGCGACGTCTGGTGGCACGACGTCGTCGACAGCGCCTCGCCCGAGCACACGCCCGAGGCGTTCGACGCCGAGCACCCGCTCTACGTCATGTACACGTCCGGCACCACGGGCAAGCCCAAGGGCATCCTGCACACCAGCGGTGGCTACCTCACGCAGTGCGCCTACACGTTCAACGCCGTCTTCGACCACAAGCGCGACACCGACGTCTTCTGGTGCACGGCCGACGTCGGCTGGGTCACCGGCCACTCGTACATCGTCTACGGGCCCACGGCCGAGGGCGCCACGCAGGTGCTCTACGAGGGCACGCCCGACAGCCCGCACAAGGGCCGCTGGTGGGAGATCATCCAGGACAAGAAGGTCACGCTCTTCTACACCGCGCCCACC carries:
- a CDS encoding rhodanese-like domain-containing protein, with the protein product MSDSGLPQVSVTEVPDPLPEDWVVLDVREPFEWEAGHIDGAVHVPLGQLPLQVERLDPQRPMLVVCHLGQRSAHATAWLTSMGHHAVNLEGGMDAWEAAGRPVVS
- a CDS encoding HAD family hydrolase gives rise to the protein MDWNDYDAALFDLDGVITPTAEVHEMAWGRMFTDFLAGHPDADPYTDADYFAYVDGKPRYEGVRSFLESRGIDLPYGDPSDDPAAETVCALGNRKNDYFSEVLRTEGVEAYPGSVRLLDALEDRGVKAALVSSSRNAKLVLEAAGLTERFEVIIDGEVAASEQIAGKPEPDTYAAAAERLGVPTQRSVVLEDAVSGVQAGAAGDFGLVVGVDRGAGADVLRENGADVVVSDLAELLA
- the acs gene encoding acetate--CoA ligase; this encodes MTQTGIDNLANEDRSFEPPSDLAAHANVTAEAYDRAASDRLGFWAEQAERLTWDTPFTEVLDWSNPPFAKWFVGGRLNVAYNCVDRHVEEGRGDKVAFHFVGEPGDTRDITYSQLKDEVSKAANAITELGIEAGDRVAIYLPMIPEAVIAMLACARLGAPHTVVFGGFSSDALASRVEDCEAKLVITADGGYRRGNPSALKPAVDEALVKLGDRSPVEHVLVVRRTEQDTEVTEGRDVWWHDVVDSASPEHTPEAFDAEHPLYVMYTSGTTGKPKGILHTSGGYLTQCAYTFNAVFDHKRDTDVFWCTADVGWVTGHSYIVYGPTAEGATQVLYEGTPDSPHKGRWWEIIQDKKVTLFYTAPTAIRTFMKWGDDIPAQYDLSTLRILGSVGESINPEAYVWYRTNIGGDRTPIVDTWWQTETGAHMLSPLPGVTTAKPGSAMGPLPGISAEVVNDEGQPVGNGEGGYLVLTEPWPSMLRTIWGDDQRFKDTYWSRFKDMYFAGDGAKKDSDGAIWLLGRVDDVMNVSGHRLSTTEIESALVSHPTVAEAAVVGAADDTTGQAVVAFVILRESAGEAGGTEEAIVALRNHVAKEIGPIAKPRQIMVVPELPKTRSGKIMRRLLRDVAENREVGDATTLADSSVMDLITAGLKKPAADQE
- a CDS encoding HAD family hydrolase, producing MSWRPRLVALDVDGTIVDHRNTLSPAVRDAVLGLREQGIPVVIATGRAVPGVYDVLEKLGFREGLGVASNGSVVFNVDPFEVVHTTTFDASEAVKRVLERVPEALVAVEEVGVGYRVNRAFPKGEITGEIILDEVNRMVSQPVTRVVVRAPDHDRDEFSALVEDLGLDGTNYYIGYTAWLDLAPEGVSKASGLEVVCASMGVTAADVLAVGDGSNDVEMVRWAGRGVAMGQAPDELKQVADHVTGSVEDDGLAAELTRWLD
- a CDS encoding YegS/Rv2252/BmrU family lipid kinase — protein: MTIDLRRADGDRPLIPNALLAVECVLFLTLAVLVSMRWQPLMDLDQSVAEWAYDVSEPRAWLVSLLDITAIVTSNWSVGIVLAVLAGLLWWRQERILALWVVASGVVVLGGNALIKLAVRRERPVWDLPLHEIGGWSFPSGHSAGAGLFFTVMALLTIVATGRGLRRRLLLTLWVVLTLLVAADRVFLGVHFLSDVTAGVCFGSAVTLILWHVMVRGSGRLPSDLAVVTGSGRRRAAVVLNPVKVGDIEDFKAKVRQVGASHGWDEPQWFETTIEDPGHGQTRAALDADVDLVIAAGGDGTVRAVCEEATRSGVAVGVLPHGTGNLLARNLDIPVNTRDALDVVFGGQDRAIDLATFTTDGGTETSFLVMAGLGMDAMIMTGVNEDLKKRVGYLAYFVSGVKAITFPRTKVEITLDDEEPRHFRARTVVIGNVGFLQGGIPLLPDAQIDDGLLDVVIVAPKRFIGWLSIVARVITRRKTNDARLTRLCAQRVHVKAEKPVPMQLDGDPAGEGREITAEVHPGVVLVRVPATLAPAE
- a CDS encoding DUF5926 family protein, which translates into the protein MGKKSRRTKPAKQRMPFVARTFEGLPAEGDWVAMREFVPSATAVVGLRDGGTVRVCSLLPGAGAGLVRPDGEIWVALQVLHNHGDISRDLAHVIEVARDTEPGTPIRMTPPGVGDRLQDLIAPDASFELELHDGFDWWLVEEDRGSSAAASALEEANATVAPTTRLTATDSAYVTDMGDHAFLRWIMLDEEGPLLDAFARLRAAGTDAITEGTTLIGIFRAHGLLVPVWELEGVGAEELDAALPAFVASLDEAKAQTAELSAAERTARRDLVSRQVTIR
- a CDS encoding glycoside hydrolase family 65 protein, which encodes MSSHEAPLAEDFLDRDRWPADPWRLVETHPDQTDLGVTETLFAVGNGYLGMRGNVTEGRDSHTHGTFINGFHETWRIHHAEEAYGFARVGQTIVNAPDAKVIRLYVDDEPLLLSVADLLEYERSIDFRDGVLRREILWRTPSNKLVRVVANRMVSFAERHLAVLEFEVEMVDDHAPIAISSQILNRQDGEDEYHVRSKAMGEGHDPRKSDGFDRRVLEPKHQWGDADQGRVELGFRCADSGMTLAVAAEHILETDNEYTTRVQVEDDLAKVTYRINAEPGQKVRLTKLVSYHTSRGVPVRELVDRCRRTLDRACSEGVAHQREAQVAWLAEFWERSDVEVPGHDSIQQAIRWNLFQVAQASARAEGAGIPAKGVTGSGYSGHYFWDTEVYVLPFLTYTNPDHARNALRFRHSLLEAGRKRAREMSQSGALFPWRTINGEEASAFYAAGTAQYHIDADIAYAVTQYYLATDDEDFMIRQGIDILVETARMWVDLGFWRDEEVGTFHIHGVTGPDEYTTVVNDNLFTNVMARFNLSAAALAVKQLEKRAPDAHRRMVTRLALQEHEITDWERAARNMAIPYDEALGVHPQDQHFLEREVWDLDHTPLDKRPLLLNYHPLVIYRFQVIKQADVVLALYLQGNHFTAEQKRANFEYYDPITTGDSTLSAVVQSIIAAEVGYRDLAYRYFLGALFVDLADRHKNATDGVHVASTGGVWSVLAGGFGGFRDHQGEFTIDPRLPDDWDELVYRVTVHGTRVRVTVRRDQLELVVEDQLPDARGRVVDPQFFVRKRTVTVRPGEPVVVPLEGQGPQIEGTPPSVSGRRRADGTVITAIVPGS
- the serS gene encoding serine--tRNA ligase, which produces MIDPRLLRDEPDLLRAAQERRGESPEVVDELIAADEARRAAIVRFEAVRAEQKQLGKQIPKAQGEEKQALLARTKDLSAEVKTSEAAQGATAQAFEELLKTLPNPTVDAPPGGEDDFVVLEEVGTPRDFAAEGFEPRDHLELGEMLGAIDMERGAKVSGSRFYYLTGVGAQLELALVQLAMSTAAEWGFTPMIPPALVKPQAMDGTGFLGQAADDVYHLEKDDLYLVGTSEVPLAAYHGGEILPTESLPRRYAAFSPCFRREAGSYGKDTRGIFRVHWFDKVEMFVYTTLDQAAAEHERLLGWEKAWLQKLELPFRVIDVAAGDLGLSAVRKFDCEAWIPTQGKYRELSSASNCTEFQARRLDVRTRGAADDGTSHVATLNGTLCAMTRTIVALLENGQQEDGSVRLPAALHPYLGEVLRPLGQASA
- a CDS encoding ATP-binding protein, with amino-acid sequence MVQSRDLVRLPFESSTPGIARTKLAAFLTRNRTDLAAIDNALIVLSEMIANAVAHGTPDQDGTMEIGWAIEEGHLLLSVRDSGHGVDMVPRPFDEDSLGGRGLSIISRVADKWSVDLSEGTCVRAELTLA